AAGCGTGTTCCAATCCCGCCGGCCATAATGACTGCGTACAATTCAGACATAAAGCCCCTCATTTTTCTGAAGTGGAATGCAAGACCATTTCCCAAAGAGACAGGCATCAAATTCCTGAAAACCCACTGAGAGGAGATTTCTGAAATAAAAAAATAGGAAAATAGTAATTTTCTTGGGAAATGAAAGATAGGATTCTAAAATTTTGTTGACGACCTTCAATAATTGAAAGATGATCATTAAAATGCAACCACAGTTTAAGAAACGGTTCGAATTCTAATCACATAAAGTTATGAAATATCTCTCTAAAAATCAAGAAAATTCACAGAAATAGCGTTAAATCTTTTTAAAAAGATTTTTGATAATATATCCGGCTACACGGGGATTTTCCTTCATTCGGCGCAGGGAATAGGGAAACCAATCTTTGCCAAAAGGAACGTACACGCGAAGACGATGACCGGCCTGGACCAGTTCGGCCCGATATTCCTCACCGACGCCCAACAGCATTTGAAATTCATAACGAGCCGTGGGAATTTTCTCCGATTGAATGCGTTCAACGGCCTTTTCTATTAGAAAACGGTCGTGGGTGGCGATCCCCACATAGGCTTTGTGATCGAACATAATATCCAGTAGCCTGAGGTAATTTTGGCGGATGGCTTCCCGGTCTTTGTAGGCAATTTCGGGAGGCTCATTGTAGATGCCTTTACAAATGCGGACATTGATCCCCTGAGCAGCCAGTTTTTGAATGTCTGATTCACTGCGTTTCAGGTAGGCCTGAATCACGATACCAACATTGCTAAATTCTTCCCGGACGCGGTAAAAAATATCCAGGGTGTCGTCTGTACACGTGGAATCTTCCATATCGATTCGCACAAAATTCTTGTACGAATGGGCATAATGGACAATTTCCCGCACATTTTCCAGACAAAATGCCTTGTCCAATTTTAGTCCCAGTTGGGTTAATTTAATGGAAATGTTTGAGTTCAGGTGATGTTTGTCAATGGCGTCCAGGATTTTAAACCACATTTCCTTATCCTGAGTGGCTTCCCTCTTTTGGGTAATATTTTCCCCCAAAAGATCCATCGTGGCCATGATGTGTTGCCGGTTCAACTGAAGAATTGTTGTTACGGCATCGTCAAGGGTTTCGCCTGCAATGTAGCGGCTGGAAAAAAGGGCAACAAATGATTTGGGTAAAATGGGCAGAATAGTGACGATGGCTTTGTTGAATACATTCATGGCGCCTCCTTCAGTTTATGACTTGAACGGCCACCGAAAATGGGTGTACCCCGTTCAATAAAAAAGGCTGGGTGCCGATGACCAGCCTTTTGTAAATGAATGAAATTTTTTAAGAATGCAGTAAGTTAAGAGAAACATAAAATTCAAACGGGTCATTTTCGTTTTACCGATCTTCTTCCGTTCAATTTGGATTTTTCCGAAGCCTGCTCTTTCCGGGGTGCAATCAAATATAGGCATTTTGCAGACATATTTCAATATGAAATCACTCAAAAAAGAAATTTTGTAACCATTCAGCTGCAAGGATTGCAAGGTTCCAAGTCCCGATCCTGAATTCTTTTACGCCTTTTTGCGAATGAATATGGCCAATAGGAGTCTGCTCTAAAAAGCCTTTTCCCGCTTATTTCACGATTTTTCACGAATGGATTTTATTGAAATTAAGTTAGCGCGACGGGTGTCATTCGGGGTTCTTGGAGTGAACTCATCTGTTTTGGATTTATCCCGGGACGATGCACATTTTTTGCCCCCGAGATATTTATTCATGGCATTTGTCTTTTGAGTTTTGGCACTTCGTGGTTGACTTTTAAAGAAAACCCCCGAATCTTCTCCAATAGACCCCGAAAACACCGCACGGCTTTCCTCCGGAAAACTTCTTCTTGCCCATTTTTTGAATTGACTTTAAACCAAAATTTTCGGATATTAAGTAAATTTCAAAGAAACCAAACTCACATCTTTTGAAAAGTGAGGTGTACTATGAAAAAACATGTCAGTTTGCTTGCTTTGTTTTTGGGA
This portion of the Calditrichota bacterium genome encodes:
- a CDS encoding proline dehydrogenase — encoded protein: MNVFNKAIVTILPILPKSFVALFSSRYIAGETLDDAVTTILQLNRQHIMATMDLLGENITQKREATQDKEMWFKILDAIDKHHLNSNISIKLTQLGLKLDKAFCLENVREIVHYAHSYKNFVRIDMEDSTCTDDTLDIFYRVREEFSNVGIVIQAYLKRSESDIQKLAAQGINVRICKGIYNEPPEIAYKDREAIRQNYLRLLDIMFDHKAYVGIATHDRFLIEKAVERIQSEKIPTARYEFQMLLGVGEEYRAELVQAGHRLRVYVPFGKDWFPYSLRRMKENPRVAGYIIKNLFKKI